TATTTTAATTCTTTTTTAGCTGCTTCAATGCCTATATCATCTCTACGTGGAAGCGCTTTCGTGTACTTCATAATTAATTTTTCTAATTTAGGAAAAAAACCAATAGAATTTAGAAAATAATTTAACCATCCTGTTGTAATACAATAATATTTATTAAAAGGAGGCGTATGGTGAATTTGGTGATGATCTGGATTTAAAATCAAACGTGCATTTTGCAATAATATTAAAAATTTATTTCTCTTTTTGGAATGAGCCCATTTATGAATTTGGTTGGTAAATAAGACAAAGAGGGTCAGAAAAAAAACAAAAAAAGCTATAAATGAAGAAAGTGGAAAATCTTTTTCAATTCTTAGCAGCAAACAACTTAACAGAATAGGAACTCCTCCTAGAGCACAAGCAGCATTTGTTTCTATAAAATCGTGGCGGGTGATTGCAAAAGGGTCAACATGATGTTCACGAAATGGCCGAATCAGCGCTGGTCCTAGAATTGGCATATCAACAGACCCCCACGTATCCCCCGCCCAATGCACAAGTCCACCGATAAAGTCACTAAATATCCAAGCAAGAATTAAAGCAGGAAGTATAAAATACCAAAGATCTACTGTTACTTTAATAATTCGAAAAGCAATTATAGAAACCAGAATAAAAAAAATTATCAATCCAGCCGTTTCGAGTAATCTGAACCATTTGGGATAACCTGAAGCGAGTTCTTCTTTATTTCTCTGGATGATCGGAGTGATATGTTCATTTTCTTGCATTCATTTTCTCCTATTCCAAATTTTAAGGATGAATCTTAATTATTTTAGCATAGGAGAATGTGATAAGGGAATCGAGAAAAAAATGCATTGATTTACAAAAGTCAAAAAGAATTATAGAAGTTGCTTCAAAGTTTTAAAAACTTCATCGACATGTTGAGCGACTTTAACTTTCCTCCATTCTGCAACCACATTTCCTTTTGGATCGATGATAAATGTAGAACGCTCAATTCCCATATATTTTTTCCCATACATACTTTTTTCTTTCCAGACGGCAAAAGCCTCACAAAATTTACCATCAGAATCGGATAAGAGTGTAAATTTTAAATTTTCTTTTTCTGTAAATTTCTTGTGACTGAGACAAGAATCTTTACTAACTCCCACAATTTGACAATTCAAAGAAGAAAACTTTTTTGCCTGGGATTGAAAATCCTGAGCTTCTGTCGTGCAACCTGAAGTCATATCTTTAGGGTAAAAATAAAGAACGAGCCAATTTCCTGAAAAATCGCTTAAAGAAACTTTTTCTTCTTTTGCGTTTAAAGCACTTAACTTTGGACATTTATAAGTTTTTTCAAGTATGGGATTGTGCGTTTTTTTTGCAGCAGGCATTCTTTACTCCTAAAATACGGGTGTATCAACATCACTTGATTTTTTATGGGCATTGACATTTGAGTCGGCAGTTGCAAGCGAAACAGGAGAAACATCAAGCAAAGGCTGTATATTTACCTTTAAACCCAAATGTAATCTTTCAAAGTCCACTGATAATGTACCTGGATTTAATAAAACCAATGGCAACGAGAAAGTCTCTTGAAACAACTTTTCAAACTCACTTATAACAGAAGACGAAGCAGAACTAAGCCAGATTTGATTGGAATCTAACTGCCAAATGACTTCAACGAGGCGGACAGAAGGTAAAGAAGACTTCAATAATTCTTCCTTTAAACGATCTTTTACTGATTCACGTACTTTTTTACCCACACGTCGAACAGTTCCATGCTCATCTTCTTTTTCATGCCCTAGAGCTTCAAATGCCGCTCGCAACTGCAATTTCATAAAAGTTGCAGGAATTTTCTTTTTATCTGCTCTGATGCCAAATAAAAATGAATTTTCATAAATCAGTGAAAAAGGATCATCTAATTGAGCTTCGCCCGTAAACGGATGACAAAATCCTATCGACTCTTCACGTGTGTCATCTAAGCCGATGGGGGATATAAATGATTTCTTAATTTGCTCCACTATCCATGAAAAAGGTGTGTCTTTCGATGGAGTGAGGATTTGAAATCGCTTGATTGCGAATGAACCTGAAGCTATTGACATATATAAACTCTCTTAAAATCGAATAAATTGTCCGAAAATAAAGGATACGGACAGAGTCCTTCCATAATTCACAAAAATACATTCATTTCAAGAGAGAAAGCAAATTTATGCGAAAAAACTTAGCACTCTGAAAAAAAATTAGTTTTTACATAATAAATGGTAAGCTACTTTAAAGACAAGAAAAGTTTTTAATTTAAAAATAAGCTCATCTTATTAAAATTTAATTAAATAAATTGTATTAAAATTCAATAAATAATAATTTTATTTTAAAATATTAGTCTATATTTAAAGGATATTACATCTATAGTTAAAACAATTAATAAACGAAATAAAATTTACAAAATTAAAAAATATTATATAATAAATTAAACACATATAATAAAATAATTATAAAAATAATTAAATTTATTAAATCTATTTTAAAAAAAATATTATTAATAGAATTTGCAAATTTATTTTTTTTAAATTATTTCATAATTAGGTTTTTAAAACCTGAACCAATTATACACAGGAGTGTTACGTGAAAAGATTTATATCCAATTGCACCAGCCAATCATTGAAGATAGCCGCAATCACAGCTCTCGCAGCAGCATTTCAAATGTCCATTCATGCTCATCCAATGGGAGAGCCTCAAGAAGATCTCTCAACAAATCATTGCTCAATAGAATTGAATAATTTAGTTGCAAAGTTAAATACAAACGAAAAAAATATTGCTTCAATAATTAGCAGCGTAAGCGGTGATTGTTTAGCAAAACTTTTCCTTATGTCTCCGTCTGAAATCAAAAGCATTTATAAAAAAGAAAATATAAATACAGTTACCCAAGCTGCAATAAATGAAATCAATAACTTTAATAAAAACAGTTTAAAAAAATTAATTAACTACGCCAAATTTTTAAATATTGGCTTTTACCTTGAATCTAAAAACCCTGAATTGCACCTTGTCTATCATGCAGATGACGTTATAAAAAGAAATATTGCCCAATTGACAGATCTTTATGCTCGTAAACTGTTTACACTGCGGAATGTTGACTTTGCAATCGATCAAAAAGAACTTCAAGACACTTCAAAAGGGATTTTCAATCTTATCGGATCTGCTCAGGCTTATGCTGAAACAATCCATCTCATTCAGTATATTACTGGGAATAAGTTAGATAAAAACTTCCCCCTTTATAATGCAATAGCTCCGATCCAAAAAGTTCTTTCTGCCACTCATGATGCTGGAGGATTATTCTATAAATCGAGTGATACCAAAGAAATATTTAAAGGAATAATTCAAAATATAATTCGAATTGTAAATGAAGATGAAAATATTCTAGAAGAAAAACTTTATGTGAATTATATCAGAGAACTTGGAAAATTCTTACGTTATCCCACATACCAAAAAGATATTATCAAAAGCTTAACTGGAGTTATTAATAGATCCTCCTTTAAAAACGCAAAAGGTATATCAGATCCCAATCCTATGTTGATTGCTGCAGTTGCGGCATTAGAAGAAAATAATATTGTAAATGCAAATAATTGTGATGACTTTAAAGACAAAAATGGGCTGAATATTTGTGATGCAAAAGCAAATTTAAGTAACACTCTCTTTCCAAATAGGGCCAAATTTGATGAAGGTAATATCGTAATATTCTCATCTCTAGATGAAAAAGAAGTAACTAAACAATATTTAGGTATGAAAGAAGTAGAAGCGCTCTTTAAAAGAACAATTCAAAATCTTGATCCTATTTCAAATGATCCAAACGAAAGATTACAAATTTTTATCTATAAAGATGCCGAAGAATATAAAAAATATAAATCTTACATCAGCAACCTTAGCAATAAAGAAGATGGAGGTATATATATAGAAAGTATAGGTACTTTCTATACTTATGCTGGGGACTCTGGACTCGAAGATCGTGTTCGCCATGAATACGCTCATTATCTCAATGGCCGATACCTTGTAAAAGGAATTCATGGAGACACAAGTTCCTTCGATAAAAAATGGAATCGCATGACTTGGTTTGAAGAAGGAAGTGCTGAGTTTTATGCTGGAGCAACTCAAGCGGATAATTTTATTAACCGCAAAGTAAAGTTTGATGGAATTGACGTAAATAACATTAAAACGATTAAAGAGCTTACAAATTCTGCTTATGGAACTCTTGATAGCTTAGTCCTTTATAATCAAAGCACTGCTTTATTTAGTTATTTGTATAATAAGAAATATGATATTTTCACACAGTTGATAGAATCGTTAAAAGAAAATAATGTAACAAAATTTGATTATATTATTGAAAAAATATCAGATGGCTCGCTTGATGCAGAATTTAAAAAATATATTTTAGAAGTTAAAGCAGGCGCTCTCTCTGATGCTCGTTTAAAAATGAATAATCATGAGTTTTTCAACGTTTCAGAAATACAAAAAATTGAAACAGATATGAAAAATGCTGGATTAAATATAAAAGGCTGTGAAGTTATTGCAAGTTCTGAATTTCAAAATGCACAAGCACGTTTTGCATGTTTCGGAAGCATACATGACCCTGCTGGTAATTATCATGCGACGAATCAAGCAGTAAATACTTCAATAAAACAACTTCTCAGTTTCAATCCAAAATACAGTTTCACTAACTGCGCATTTGGTGAAACACAAAAAGATTCTAGGAGACTTTATTGCGAAGGTCCTTTGTCTATAGCTTCTTTCACTGAACTTTCTCAAGAAAGACAAAAGTCGGTTGCTGACTCGAACGAAATACAAAGATTAAAAACCTTTAAAAACTCAAAAGAACATTTTTGCTTCTTCACTGGTGATACATTATCCGATGCATTATTTAATAATAGTCGCAGACAAGAAGCTCAAGGCTATGATTATACAAAGAGTGAAGATCCTTCTACAGGGAAGTTAACAGTAGATAAAAATGGCCAGATTACATATACAAATACAGACAAAAATTCTTACGATCCTGTTAAAGGTTCTGTAGATATTTCAGAAAAAGAACACGTCCACTTAAATGATAATTCGCCTTTAAAAATCGTTCTGAATATGTTCAAGTTTAAGAAAATAGATGAACGTATGTTTGCAACAAAAATTTATGCAGACACTGATGGAAGAGCTAACTTAAGTTTATACCGTAACGAATACAACACTTCAGAAATTGCTAAAGATGGTTTCCGTGTATTCTCTGATAATTTCCGCTATCAAGAAGTGAACGACTTTGATTTTGAAGTTGTGGAAAAACCAGTTGGCTCACATGCACGAATTTATAGCCGATATATGCTAGATTATCATAATCCAAACAAATCACCTAACATAGATGATATTATTAAAGTCAAAGTATCTAAACACGATTGGACTCCTGAAATTTTTGAAGTGAGAATATCGAGCGATAAACCTTCACTCTCTGATAACATAGCAAAAGGATTTGAAAATGTAGAAACTCAAGTTGCAGAGTTTAAAATGACAAATAAAGTTGTGAGTGGAACTTATATTTATGATCCGATTGAACATCTTCTAGATCCTGGATTTAACTACAGTTATGAAGTGATCAAAGGCAATGATGTTAAGTGCGGTACTTTAAGACTTGCAGATTATGGCGCATTTACTTATGTACAGTCAGAAGATTGTGAAAACGACAGC
The DNA window shown above is from Fluviispira vulneris and carries:
- a CDS encoding fatty acid desaturase family protein, which gives rise to MQENEHITPIIQRNKEELASGYPKWFRLLETAGLIIFFILVSIIAFRIIKVTVDLWYFILPALILAWIFSDFIGGLVHWAGDTWGSVDMPILGPALIRPFREHHVDPFAITRHDFIETNAACALGGVPILLSCLLLRIEKDFPLSSFIAFFVFFLTLFVLFTNQIHKWAHSKKRNKFLILLQNARLILNPDHHQIHHTPPFNKYYCITTGWLNYFLNSIGFFPKLEKLIMKYTKALPRRDDIGIEAAKKELK
- the bcp gene encoding thioredoxin-dependent thiol peroxidase, which codes for MPAAKKTHNPILEKTYKCPKLSALNAKEEKVSLSDFSGNWLVLYFYPKDMTSGCTTEAQDFQSQAKKFSSLNCQIVGVSKDSCLSHKKFTEKENLKFTLLSDSDGKFCEAFAVWKEKSMYGKKYMGIERSTFIIDPKGNVVAEWRKVKVAQHVDEVFKTLKQLL
- the rdgC gene encoding recombination-associated protein RdgC; the protein is MSIASGSFAIKRFQILTPSKDTPFSWIVEQIKKSFISPIGLDDTREESIGFCHPFTGEAQLDDPFSLIYENSFLFGIRADKKKIPATFMKLQLRAAFEALGHEKEDEHGTVRRVGKKVRESVKDRLKEELLKSSLPSVRLVEVIWQLDSNQIWLSSASSSVISEFEKLFQETFSLPLVLLNPGTLSVDFERLHLGLKVNIQPLLDVSPVSLATADSNVNAHKKSSDVDTPVF
- a CDS encoding collagenase, with the protein product MKRFISNCTSQSLKIAAITALAAAFQMSIHAHPMGEPQEDLSTNHCSIELNNLVAKLNTNEKNIASIISSVSGDCLAKLFLMSPSEIKSIYKKENINTVTQAAINEINNFNKNSLKKLINYAKFLNIGFYLESKNPELHLVYHADDVIKRNIAQLTDLYARKLFTLRNVDFAIDQKELQDTSKGIFNLIGSAQAYAETIHLIQYITGNKLDKNFPLYNAIAPIQKVLSATHDAGGLFYKSSDTKEIFKGIIQNIIRIVNEDENILEEKLYVNYIRELGKFLRYPTYQKDIIKSLTGVINRSSFKNAKGISDPNPMLIAAVAALEENNIVNANNCDDFKDKNGLNICDAKANLSNTLFPNRAKFDEGNIVIFSSLDEKEVTKQYLGMKEVEALFKRTIQNLDPISNDPNERLQIFIYKDAEEYKKYKSYISNLSNKEDGGIYIESIGTFYTYAGDSGLEDRVRHEYAHYLNGRYLVKGIHGDTSSFDKKWNRMTWFEEGSAEFYAGATQADNFINRKVKFDGIDVNNIKTIKELTNSAYGTLDSLVLYNQSTALFSYLYNKKYDIFTQLIESLKENNVTKFDYIIEKISDGSLDAEFKKYILEVKAGALSDARLKMNNHEFFNVSEIQKIETDMKNAGLNIKGCEVIASSEFQNAQARFACFGSIHDPAGNYHATNQAVNTSIKQLLSFNPKYSFTNCAFGETQKDSRRLYCEGPLSIASFTELSQERQKSVADSNEIQRLKTFKNSKEHFCFFTGDTLSDALFNNSRRQEAQGYDYTKSEDPSTGKLTVDKNGQITYTNTDKNSYDPVKGSVDISEKEHVHLNDNSPLKIVLNMFKFKKIDERMFATKIYADTDGRANLSLYRNEYNTSEIAKDGFRVFSDNFRYQEVNDFDFEVVEKPVGSHARIYSRYMLDYHNPNKSPNIDDIIKVKVSKHDWTPEIFEVRISSDKPSLSDNIAKGFENVETQVAEFKMTNKVVSGTYIYDPIEHLLDPGFNYSYEVIKGNDVKCGTLRLADYGAFTYVQSEDCENDSALIYVTRVTNTGVTPVFKLKAVFK